TAATGCTTTAGTTGGAGGTCTTGGATTAGCGGGGACACCTAAAGGTTCAGGatttttatattcattAGTTGATCAAGGTATAATTGAATCACCAGGATATTCATTATGGTTTAGTAATGATAGTAATCCTGATACTGCTATCGCTCAATTATTACCTGGTgttataaatcaaaaatattatGTTGGgaatttttatcaatttgatatGATACCTCATACTGGATTTAGATATAATGCTAGTTATCAAGAACAAAATCaagatttatttaatttaatattacCAGTGATACAAATAAGTGATATATTAATGGTGAATTTAAATTCGGGACAAAAATTGACgatgaaatcaaatgatgatCAAATACCCGTTTTACTTGATTCCAGAGCATCGAATTTTTATTTACCTTTAGAAGtgattattaatttagCTATTCAAACGAGAGCTTATTATTCAAGTGAACTCACGAGATGGCTTGTTACTTGTCATCCATTACTTGATGTTAAAGCTGCCATTGAAATCCAAATTGGTGGTTTGACGGTATCGGTACCAATATCGAAATTTATTGGTCGAGCAGTATATAATGGAAgttcattaaattttgaaaatgggGCTGAAGCATGTGTTTTAAAAGTTGTACCTAGTTCAGTGACTGGGTATAATATGTTGGGATTACcatttttaaaacaaatttatttggCAGTTGATAATGAAGGTAAAAAAATTGCTTTAGCTAATCtgaataaatatttaaaaatgaCTAAACAAGATATTTTTAATGATGTGGCAAACCCTGATCAACATgtttataataatactgCTGGCGAATTAGCCGATATcaccaattccaattccagCTCCAGTGATACTACCAGTTCTATTGAATCTGGAAACTCTGGAATTTCTGGAAATTctattgattatattaaaTCAGGGAAAATACCTTTTGCCACGGTATACAGTGAATCAACTGAAGGTACATTTATATATTCTTCACTTAGTCAAACTAGTGGAGCCACGGTTATTTTAGATATTCCTGCTAGATTTAGTGGTGCTTCTATTAAAAGTggtttaatttatttaaatggAGATTCACTGACTTCAGTTACTACAAGTGCTATTAATAGTACATCTACAAGTAAAGCACAAGCAAATTTGAATGGTCAAATGAATTATGTTGAAGTTGGAACAATGAAATTTCCAACAGCAATATTATCACttgttttatcaatatttcttATTATAATAACATTATTATGATAAGTATGCCAAATTTTTAGAATCTATAGACTTAACACCCAACATACGTCTTAttagtatatatatatatgaaattaataattttacatatgaaaataaaaataaaaataaaaaaaaagtgtataaataatatatatattctcTTATGCTTGAAATCTATCCTTATCCTTATCCTTATATCCCCATATTGATCTTACCTTTCTAAATCTTCTCTCAAAACAGATTTActattaccattattatgatcttcattttcataatATCGATAATAATTATACCATAATATATCCATAAATGTTAATATTAAACctaaaatattaattaaacttaatttatcaccaaatataattgaacttaaaattattgttaataattctttaaaaattcCTGCCACAGATAATGTAATTACTTGAGCCACggttaataatttaaattcaCATAAAGTCATCATAAATGCTAAAACACCCGGgataatcaataaaattattgttgtaaatAAACCTTTAGTGATCCAAATTtctaaattaataaaatttgtcCAACCTTCAAATATCAAAcctaaagaaaataaaattatacACATTCCAGGAGAGatataaaaaattgtactaattgaatttggaGTATAaggattttttttcaataaaatttgAGTAAATGACCAACGTAATCCACTCAACATAGAAGCCATCAATACCATAAATATCCCAaccgaagaagaagaagaggaagaagagcCCAGTTCTGGTTTATCAGTCATCATTATAACGGAAATTGTCATGATggcaacaataaaaatcaatctccaattgaatttttccaatttaaacaaaagtccaaacaataaaacaaaCATTAATGAAGAAGTTTTCAACATAGTATATAAGGATAATGtgattaatgaaattgatacaTTACTTAATCCAATATCACCAGCGCTAGCAATTGAACAAGGAAATATTTGTCTAATATATATTGGGAAATCCATTAATAAACTTTGTAAAAATTTACCAATTGTTTGACCAGATATACCATTAGTTGAAGTAGGTGTTGAAACATTAGTAGTATGAAGTGGACGTAAATTGGGTTTTAAATATAATACCACACAACTTAATATACATAGACATAATTGATGGAATGATGTGATAATAATAGGAAATTTAAAATCTAATCCTGATCCAAACATccatttattataaatggagattgataatgaaaaaaaataccaacCTAGTATATAAACAATAGATTCTATTGTTTTAGAACCATAAAGTGATACACCTAAAGGGTTTAGGTTTGAATCAGATTGAAGAGaatcatcttcaatttcaaatgattcTCTAGTTGATACACCCGATGATTCTTCTGATGTTACTGGTTGCATGATAAAGAGTTGTTTGTATGTGTATAACTAAATATCAAGACTTAAttgggggggggggaagTAATgtgaaattgaacaataagAGAAGCGAGGGAGGAACAGAAAAAGGTAACACTTTACCACTGATATTATTCTGTAATAGTAGTATATAGGAATATTAGAGGGGTGGGGGTAGGGGTGGACTAAATTAGTTTTCCATTTGaccaaataatatatatataaccTTTGAGCTTTGAGTGAATTGAGgttgataaaaatgaatgaatatgttaatcaattaatcgGATTGGATTGGATTGAATCGGATTGGTATGAATTGGTcagaaaaagagagaaagaaagaaaaaaagaattttttttttccttggTGGGTGGGTGGTGTCTTGTTTtggatcaacaacaacaagcaatttcattatataCAACACGTATTCAAAATAACACGTATtcattatatatatatatatatatatatagtcAACTACTAAAGATAAGAAAGATATTAACAAGATAAAAAAGGAATAAGATAGAAAGAACTATATAGGATATATAGATATACTAACACGCTTTTATTGTGTTATTTGTAAAGCAGATTTTTAATGCAGGGATTGGGGTAGatgaaacaatttcatattACACACCAATTAAACTCTTGAAGAAGGGAGTTGTTTCAAATGAGCAACTTTAATAAGCAATACGGGGCATTCACAAGTAGATCGAAATAACACTTTCTTACCTTTAAACCAttagtaatagtaatagtagtagtagtagtagtaatagaAGCCCCAGAggtaagaaaaaaaaattactcGATTGGggaaattattagaaatttGACAACCAACAGCTAAACAGAGACAGAGACAGAGACAGCCAGGCAAACATTTTACAAAAGAATCAACATCTATTTCTTTTGGGCCACTAATATCAATCATCAATCAAACacatacaaaaaaagaaagttcTTGGCTTGTTCAATAATTACAATTACGATTCAAAGTTAATCTTTCCACCACTTACTCCCTCCCGCCGTCTGAGAAGTTGCCATTGTGTATTGAATTAAGTCGAGCAAAGATAGCAAACCCCAAACGagaaccaaaaccaaaacgAAAACGAAAACGAAAAcgaaacaacaaaaaaaaaatcgacaaatttcaaatcattcttctttttaagcaatttcaacaatcaaGAATCAACATATATACAACATCGCTTGttatcaatttctaatatataatttatttattagtaatcattattatttcatcTTAATACGTATCATCCTATTTCATTTGCATCTTTATCATGTCTAAAAACAAAGATCCTGgatcattaataaatattcaacatgattatattttaaacaaaattaaactGGTACAGCAACGAGGTCAATTATACAATTTAATCATCGATGATAAAATGGAATCAGTGCTATATAACGTCTTGACTAAAGAAGAGTTACTTCGTATAGTTgcttcaattgaaaaaatcgaTGCTAAAAGAAGACAAGGAACATTTATGACGGCCATCtatttaattgatgttaatatttataatttaaaatgTATAATTGGTGATGTTCAAACTAGGAAATATAAAAATGGTATTGCCttatttccaatttatcaagattCAAGGACTCAAGATTTTTGGcttaaaaaattttggaatcAACCTAATGTATTaacatttttcaataatcatattgaatttttaaatgcCAATTATTTTGCCTTGGAGACTAAAGTTTTTTtagttgataataaaactTCTAATTCAATGCCGATTTATTATAATCCTAATTGTATTGAATTTGTCATGCCTCAAGTACAATTAGTGGCCAATgcattattaaatttagtAGTATCAATGGAAGAATACCCTTTAATTCGATTTTATAATCCTCAAGATGGTGATTATGATGCTAAAAGATTACCAGAATTAATAGCTGATGCTTTCCAAGCACAATTGGATGATTATTGTCgattaaatgaaaattatcCTCCACCATCAGTAGCATCTAAACCACGAGCAATTTTATTGATCACTGATAGAACCATGGATTTATATTCACCACTTTTACATGAATTTTCTTATCAAGCTATGGCCATGgatattgttgaaagtTTGGAAAGAACCGggaaatataaatataaatcagaGAATG
The Candida albicans SC5314 chromosome 7, complete sequence genome window above contains:
- the YPS7 gene encoding putative aspartic endopeptidase (Putative aspartic-type endopeptidase with limited ability to degrade alpha pheromone; mutants show increased sensitivity to alpha pheromone), translating into MNKTISLLYSLLILIIQVGAARKDAQTTPIIVAPEAKTTTTTSSSLSSSTTTTTGKPNNGKKSPGKPTTDSNDIVQITLQRPTTPPLLSQETQLKGSGDTKAGQAISGSTTTSVPSSIIYENNEDKSLFKVLFTIPPNDIFYNADFNFGNNDTNNDIQLRLDLIQPEIWVLNKYNFPPCEDFLANTNSPTTTKTTPSTFTSTMDYNYVLSCASYGAYTSSSNPEDMESPTPGVNVQNYQPYIIPYLNSLEASGEFVTDDISFNLTTGDPIEFKNMTFLDVNDSNALVGGLGLAGTPKGSGFLYSLVDQGIIESPGYSLWFSNDSNPDTAIAQLLPGVINQKYYVGNFYQFDMIPHTGFRYNASYQEQNQDLFNLILPVIQISDILMVNLNSGQKLTMKSNDDQIPVLLDSRASNFYLPLEVIINLAIQTRAYYSSELTRWLVTCHPLLDVKAAIEIQIGGLTVSVPISKFIGRAVYNGSSLNFENGAEACVLKVVPSSVTGYNMLGLPFLKQIYLAVDNEGKKIALANSNKYLKMTKQDIFNDVANPDQHVYNNTAGELADITNSNSSSSDTTSSIESGNSGISGNSIDYIKSGKIPFATVYSESTEGTFIYSSLSQTSGATVILDIPARFSGASIKSGLIYLNGDSSTSVTTSAINSTSTSKAQANLNGQMNYVEVGTMKFPTAILSLVLSIFLIIITLL
- a CDS encoding uncharacterized protein (Ortholog(s) have role in UDP-glucose transport and COPI-coated vesicle, Golgi apparatus localization), which encodes MQPVTSEESSGVSTRESFEIEDDSLQSDSNLNPLGVSLYGSKTIESIVYILGWYFFSLSISIYNKWMFGSGLDFKFPIIITSFHQLCLCILSCVVLYLKPNLRPLHTTNVSTPTSTNGISGQTIGKFLQSLLMDFPIYIRQIFPCSIASAGDIGLSNVSISLITLSLYTMLKTSSLMFVLLFGLLFKLEKFNWRLIFIVAIMTISVIMMTDKPESGSSSSSSSSVGIFMVLMASMLSGLRWSFTQILLKKNPYTPNSISTIFYISPGMCIILFSLGLIFEGWTNFINLEIWITKGLFTTIILLIIPGVLAFMMTLCEFKLLTVAQVITLSVAGIFKELLTIILSSIIFGDKLSLINILGLILTFMDILWYNYYRYYENEDHNNGNSKSVLREDLER